Genomic segment of Paenibacillus polymyxa:
AATCAACAGCGCCATATGCGTATACCGGTCCATCATTTCCAGACTCGGCAGGCGTCTGATCGTGTCATTCCATTTCTTTACTTTCAATTTACGATGCAAAAACAGATATAACCCCGAAAATACAGCTGCTACCGTCATTGCTACAAAACCAAGATTAGCCAGCGCAATATGAATCAGGAGCAGACCATGCACTGTATGCCAATTTCCAAGCGGGTTGTCGAGAGGCTCCATCCATATATTGTTGAGCACTAGCACTGCAAAACTAATAATATTAAGCAACAATACCGCAAATTCGGATCGCTGATAACGTGTCAGAATCAAAGAAATCAGTACCAAAATAACTGAGAACAGAAATAGAAAATCGTAGGTCACGAAAATAGGAAGATGCCCTTCATTCCAGGTTCTTATCCCCATATAAGCAAGCTGGAGCACCAGAACGACAACAAGAAGCCCTGTACCTGTCCGTTTAGCATTCGCATTGCGACGAATCCCATCCGAGAATACAAACAGAAGGCTCAGGGCAAAAACATAAATCATTGAATCATATATAAGCATGCCTGAAGCCACTTCTGTTCACCCACCTTTACAGGCTGGCCGGCGCAAACGACGCTGGCAAAGCCTGAGCCTGAACGGTTTTTTCATGAACACCGGC
This window contains:
- the ccsA gene encoding cytochrome c biogenesis protein CcsA, whose translation is MASGMLIYDSMIYVFALSLLFVFSDGIRRNANAKRTGTGLLVVVLVLQLAYMGIRTWNEGHLPIFVTYDFLFLFSVILVLISLILTRYQRSEFAVLLLNIISFAVLVLNNIWMEPLDNPLGNWHTVHGLLLIHIALANLGFVAMTVAAVFSGLYLFLHRKLKVKKWNDTIRRLPSLEMMDRYTHMALLIGTPLLGVSIVVAVISIIAEERWRLLLDTKVLMTAIALCVYIIFLVSKRLNQRSGLVMAKWALVGYTLLILNFLLNSWSVFHQWTGE